One Agrobacterium vitis genomic window carries:
- a CDS encoding amidase gives MINKQVDDLCRMSAQSLTTAFSSAELSPVEVVRAALERATDVNAALNAFTVIDHAGALAAAAASEKRWRAGAPLSPIDGIATTIKDIVQCHGLDVRYGSTSTRDISSEPDAPSVKNLRDAGAVIIGLTVTPEFGWKAVTDNRKDGITRNPWNASRTPGGSSGGAAVAAATGAGVLHLGTDGGGSIRIPAAFTGIVGHKPSFGRVAAFPPSSFGTVAHIGPMARTVEDTSLMLNAMAGRDLRDWTQPALGYPPVTLRSINWAGKRIAYWKTPCVGEVDPAVALAIENVLKDLELAGAIVVERRLPDQEELLEIFYRHWYVGAANRLSSIDQSLWETIDPGFLHVARLGQQYTAVERMKSEVQRVHFGAQIDMMMAEFDYIISPTVPIAPFEAGHDVPSGSRLESWVEWSSFSFPINLSQQPACSVPCGFTPDGLPIGLQIVGPRGDDASVLSAALTYQQMYPERFLLSGGRWPTVEQGET, from the coding sequence GTGATCAACAAACAGGTGGATGATCTTTGCCGGATGAGTGCACAGTCGCTCACAACGGCGTTTTCGTCCGCAGAGCTGAGCCCTGTCGAGGTCGTGCGCGCTGCACTGGAACGGGCCACCGACGTCAATGCCGCGCTGAACGCCTTTACCGTTATCGACCACGCCGGTGCCCTGGCGGCGGCGGCAGCGTCTGAGAAGCGCTGGCGTGCAGGCGCGCCCCTGTCTCCCATCGACGGCATCGCCACCACGATCAAGGATATCGTCCAATGTCATGGTCTGGACGTTCGTTACGGCAGCACGTCCACCAGAGACATTTCCAGTGAACCGGATGCACCGTCGGTGAAGAACCTGCGCGATGCAGGCGCCGTCATCATCGGCCTGACCGTCACGCCTGAATTCGGCTGGAAAGCGGTGACCGATAATCGCAAGGACGGCATTACACGCAATCCCTGGAATGCGTCGCGCACCCCTGGCGGCTCGTCCGGTGGTGCGGCTGTGGCAGCGGCCACGGGAGCCGGCGTCCTGCACCTTGGGACAGATGGCGGCGGTTCGATCCGCATTCCCGCCGCCTTCACGGGGATTGTCGGCCACAAGCCGAGCTTTGGGCGGGTCGCCGCCTTCCCGCCGAGTTCGTTTGGAACCGTCGCGCATATCGGACCGATGGCAAGGACCGTCGAGGATACCAGTCTGATGCTGAATGCGATGGCCGGGCGCGACCTGCGAGACTGGACCCAGCCTGCTCTCGGCTATCCGCCGGTCACGCTACGGTCGATCAACTGGGCGGGAAAGCGCATCGCCTACTGGAAGACGCCCTGCGTCGGCGAGGTCGATCCTGCTGTCGCATTGGCGATCGAAAACGTCTTGAAGGATCTTGAACTGGCCGGTGCCATCGTCGTCGAACGGCGGCTGCCGGATCAGGAAGAACTGCTCGAGATCTTCTATCGCCACTGGTATGTCGGCGCCGCCAACCGGTTGTCATCGATCGATCAAAGCCTATGGGAGACGATCGATCCCGGCTTCCTGCACGTGGCCCGACTTGGGCAGCAATACACCGCCGTCGAACGCATGAAGAGCGAAGTTCAGCGGGTCCATTTCGGTGCGCAAATAGATATGATGATGGCCGAATTCGATTACATCATCTCGCCGACGGTTCCGATTGCACCCTTCGAGGCGGGACATGATGTGCCATCCGGCAGCAGACTTGAAAGCTGGGTGGAGTGGTCTTCCTTCAGCTTTCCCATCAATCTCAGCCAGCAGCCCGCATGCTCTGTGCCCTGCGGTTTCACCCCGGATGGATTGCCGATCGGACTTCAGATCGTCGGTCCGCGCGGTGACGATGCCAGCGTCTTGAGTGCCGCCCTGACCTATCAGCAGATGTACCCGGAGCGGTTCCTGCTATCAGGGGGACGATGGCCCACAGTTGAACAGGGAGAAACCTGA
- a CDS encoding LysR family transcriptional regulator, with protein sequence MRLTLRQIEYVVQAAKHGNISAACTELRISQSSVMAAIDLAEQSAGVRIFNRRKGHGIEITPAGQKFLVSARRLLASGTDFFASLDALAHAGRQTIRVGCFSPLGALLIPPVLKRMSAENGAGEVILYEGDQVELRNWLAAGMLDLVVTYDIGEEYGSGITPICKVPAHALVHRDDSLADLEFVSMAQLSQRPLVLLDLPETRAYLMALFDFAGNRPTLGLRTRSYETIRSAVSNGLGISVLNLRPNRDASPDGLELRRLPISDALRQPTLLVADPYGDSKPGYVKDFIRNLHRYIMELGPANFAVFMPSAGDDLIYPAPKF encoded by the coding sequence ATGCGCCTCACGCTCCGCCAAATAGAATATGTCGTCCAGGCCGCCAAGCACGGCAATATTTCCGCGGCCTGCACAGAGCTGCGGATTTCGCAATCCTCTGTCATGGCGGCAATCGACCTAGCCGAACAGTCTGCGGGGGTGCGGATATTCAACCGGCGCAAGGGTCATGGCATCGAAATCACGCCGGCGGGCCAGAAGTTTCTCGTCTCTGCCCGCCGCCTGCTGGCGTCGGGTACGGATTTCTTCGCTTCCCTCGACGCATTGGCTCATGCCGGTCGCCAGACAATCAGAGTGGGATGTTTCTCCCCTCTCGGAGCGCTGTTGATCCCGCCTGTCCTGAAGCGCATGAGCGCGGAGAACGGCGCGGGCGAAGTCATCCTCTATGAAGGCGATCAGGTGGAATTGCGCAACTGGCTGGCGGCTGGAATGCTGGATCTGGTGGTCACCTACGATATCGGCGAGGAATATGGCAGCGGTATCACCCCCATCTGCAAGGTCCCGGCGCATGCGCTGGTGCATCGCGACGATAGCCTCGCAGATCTGGAGTTTGTCTCGATGGCGCAGCTTTCGCAGCGCCCCCTGGTCCTGCTCGATCTACCGGAAACCCGCGCCTATCTGATGGCCCTGTTCGACTTTGCCGGCAACCGTCCGACACTGGGGCTTCGCACCCGCTCATACGAGACGATCCGTTCCGCCGTTTCCAACGGGCTGGGCATATCGGTGCTGAACCTCAGGCCCAACAGGGATGCCAGCCCAGACGGCCTAGAACTCCGGCGCCTGCCGATCTCAGACGCCTTGAGGCAACCGACGCTTTTGGTCGCTGACCCCTATGGCGACAGCAAGCCGGGCTATGTGAAGGACTTCATCCGCAATCTTCATCGCTACATCATGGAACTTGGCCCGGCAAACTTCGCCGTCTTCATGCCATCCGCTGGCGACGATCTCATCTACCCGGCCCCGAAATTCTAA
- a CDS encoding type III PLP-dependent enzyme domain-containing protein: MASNDVNNHKICGDASVLIPPQFREQFGKHHNVTAPLLLCDTSIFKQTFRVMDDALPEAQWQYAMKTNDHPALIATAIQEGHGLDCSSLGEIQIVHDVATALSMDVAQVMARCSYGNTNKATGDIAKAYALGVRKFSLDDHQEIDKIAKVAPGAFVYLRTYLDATQATAISAFTNKFGAPLAALVALAVDAQNKGLKPYAVGLSVGGGQKDPEAFALGVETAATINKQCQDAGVPTMTGITFCGGLPASSAPGAPTFKAIGERIRSACTEFGIAPRDVTFEPGRSLGTTCGIIEAKVITLKKPKQGDGVWTLVLNVGVFKGLYEMERTNLTYKVAAYGTTISDKQVTTFGASDELVPCRIVDDTCDSKGVCFKESTIMMPKSLVEGSRVYFLDTGSYTTAYVMEGFNRTEGLISKCFPDPLAKAKLPAWLKNVPTPGEAAHPNTDFEALWTAYLKLQTDNERIRFLIKTVPGAATLGIPLLPAHLIKGFRKLNSAIIQHNPGQKGDERKTSFQPQTLFQDMWEGWVANSALHSATSWTDFSNVSCHGGATAYFCIQNQYRSTVNHCTLMHATLVIVPEDSADGPSKFIEVNYNPNAIEGLDKTVIEKTFGQALRNEFVYRDPQGDFEQLMAGVTLRPEFANPDLVWAGSFEQRDPLSVYWPKATAKGGVMRSIDLEGALVFNLDTKQHSRVSQLVNFLDASYIAGYGVSNRAHVDRNSCIVTTIRLLTLALLGKDKHFGEDWSTDQLMEHMANLAATRLWTHEKGHSILDLEKFKRAAKQVGVKEVVGNIQSILGHPTMMRPHGGENAYNTVYMSPVTVPHWNYHAQQLYGAAAHLAFKVHANNAFNMGAIAEQMEF, translated from the coding sequence ATGGCCAGCAACGACGTCAACAACCACAAGATTTGTGGTGATGCCTCTGTCCTCATCCCTCCTCAGTTCCGTGAGCAGTTCGGCAAGCACCACAATGTCACGGCTCCCCTGCTCCTTTGCGACACCAGCATCTTCAAGCAGACCTTCCGCGTGATGGATGACGCCTTGCCTGAGGCTCAGTGGCAATATGCCATGAAGACCAACGACCACCCGGCTCTCATCGCCACCGCCATTCAGGAAGGCCACGGTCTCGACTGTTCTTCTCTCGGGGAGATCCAGATTGTCCATGACGTCGCCACCGCCTTGTCCATGGATGTTGCGCAGGTCATGGCCAGGTGCTCCTATGGCAATACCAACAAGGCCACGGGTGACATCGCCAAGGCCTACGCTCTGGGTGTTCGCAAGTTCTCTCTCGACGATCACCAGGAAATCGACAAGATCGCAAAGGTTGCTCCTGGAGCCTTCGTCTACCTGCGCACCTATCTGGACGCCACTCAAGCCACGGCCATCAGCGCCTTCACCAACAAGTTCGGCGCCCCCCTCGCCGCCCTTGTCGCCTTGGCCGTGGATGCGCAGAACAAGGGTCTCAAGCCCTATGCGGTTGGGCTTTCCGTTGGTGGCGGTCAAAAGGATCCTGAGGCCTTTGCCCTTGGCGTCGAGACTGCTGCCACCATCAACAAGCAGTGCCAGGATGCTGGTGTCCCCACCATGACCGGTATCACCTTCTGCGGCGGCCTGCCTGCTTCCAGCGCTCCGGGAGCCCCAACCTTCAAGGCCATTGGCGAGCGTATTCGCAGCGCCTGCACCGAATTCGGCATCGCTCCCAGGGATGTCACCTTCGAGCCGGGCCGTAGCCTCGGCACCACCTGCGGCATCATCGAAGCCAAGGTCATCACGCTCAAGAAGCCCAAGCAGGGAGACGGCGTATGGACCCTGGTTCTCAACGTCGGGGTGTTCAAGGGATTGTATGAGATGGAGCGCACCAACCTCACCTACAAGGTAGCTGCCTACGGCACCACCATCTCCGACAAGCAGGTGACCACCTTTGGTGCATCGGATGAGTTGGTCCCGTGCAGGATCGTCGATGACACCTGTGACAGCAAGGGTGTCTGCTTCAAGGAGAGCACCATCATGATGCCCAAGTCTCTCGTCGAAGGGAGCCGTGTCTATTTCCTCGACACGGGAAGCTATACCACCGCCTATGTCATGGAGGGTTTCAACCGAACCGAGGGATTGATCAGCAAATGCTTCCCGGACCCGCTCGCCAAGGCCAAGTTGCCCGCTTGGCTCAAGAATGTTCCCACGCCCGGAGAAGCCGCCCACCCCAACACCGATTTCGAGGCCCTGTGGACAGCATACCTCAAACTCCAGACCGACAATGAACGCATTCGCTTCCTGATCAAAACCGTTCCTGGCGCAGCCACATTGGGCATCCCCCTTCTCCCCGCCCACTTGATCAAGGGTTTCCGCAAGCTCAACAGCGCCATCATTCAGCACAACCCGGGACAGAAGGGAGATGAGCGCAAGACCAGCTTCCAGCCGCAAACTTTGTTCCAGGACATGTGGGAGGGTTGGGTCGCAAATTCCGCCTTGCACTCAGCCACCTCCTGGACGGATTTCAGCAATGTGAGCTGCCACGGCGGAGCCACGGCCTATTTCTGCATCCAGAACCAGTACCGCTCGACCGTCAATCACTGCACTCTCATGCACGCTACTCTCGTCATCGTTCCCGAGGACAGCGCCGATGGTCCATCAAAGTTCATCGAGGTGAACTACAACCCCAATGCCATCGAGGGATTGGATAAGACGGTGATCGAGAAGACCTTTGGACAGGCCCTGCGCAATGAATTTGTCTACCGCGATCCTCAAGGCGACTTCGAGCAATTGATGGCTGGTGTCACGCTTCGACCTGAGTTCGCCAATCCTGACCTCGTGTGGGCAGGCTCATTTGAGCAGAGGGATCCGCTGAGTGTCTACTGGCCCAAGGCGACCGCAAAGGGTGGCGTCATGCGCTCCATCGACCTTGAGGGCGCCCTCGTCTTCAATCTTGACACCAAGCAGCATTCCAGGGTTTCCCAGCTTGTCAATTTCCTGGATGCCTCCTACATCGCCGGCTACGGTGTCTCCAACCGTGCTCACGTCGATCGCAATTCCTGCATCGTCACAACCATCCGCCTGCTCACGCTTGCGTTGCTCGGCAAAGACAAGCACTTCGGAGAGGATTGGTCTACTGACCAGCTGATGGAACACATGGCCAACCTTGCGGCTACTCGACTGTGGACGCACGAAAAGGGTCACAGCATTCTTGACCTCGAGAAGTTCAAGCGGGCTGCCAAGCAGGTCGGGGTTAAAGAGGTTGTGGGCAACATTCAGTCCATTCTGGGCCACCCCACCATGATGCGCCCTCACGGTGGAGAAAATGCCTACAACACGGTTTACATGAGCCCTGTCACCGTCCCCCACTGGAATTACCATGCCCAGCAGCTGTACGGGGCTGCAGCACATCTGGCTTTCAAGGTTCACGCGAACAACGCCTTCAACATGGGGGCGATTGCGGAGCAAATGGAATTCTGA
- a CDS encoding ABC transporter substrate-binding protein, whose amino-acid sequence MVLADSNRGDLMKMHRGGAARLVAKAAAGTLDPQINYTPLYWTIYQGTYDGLVTFRKAPGPEGTVIVPDLAENIPQPQNDGKTYTFKLRQGIKFSNGKDLSTDDVVASFQRIFKVSSPTSGSFYKNIIGADACLSEPQTCTLEGGVVGDKIASTVTINLTGADPEFIDKIAMPHASIVPSETPAKDMGTIPIPGTGAYAFDAYDPNKQLSWSRNRYFKEWSVEAQPDGFIDSFKLDFGLTEEAQVNAVVNRQADAISDQPPADRLSELGTKYASQVHLQAQNALWYVPLNVNLPPFDNLKARQALAYALDLKALVNFFGGRNLASPTCQILPPAIAGYEQFCLYTKNPGQKWTAPDLEKAKQLIEESGTKGSQVTVIVDDGDVSRNIGQYLQSVLTELGYKADVKSLSNNIHFTYIQNTNNKVQLSVTQWYSDYPAASNFINALLGCDSFTPGSDSSVNISGFCDKSLQARIDHAMTFPTADQGAAKLWAGIDKDLMTQAPILPLFTPKHLDFISSRVGNYQYSSQYSWLWVHAWVK is encoded by the coding sequence ATGGTTTTGGCAGATAGCAACCGTGGTGACCTCATGAAGATGCATCGGGGTGGCGCCGCCCGCCTTGTTGCGAAGGCCGCCGCCGGAACCTTGGATCCCCAGATTAACTACACACCGCTCTACTGGACGATATACCAAGGCACATATGACGGGCTTGTCACTTTCCGCAAAGCGCCCGGACCTGAAGGCACCGTGATTGTGCCGGATCTCGCTGAGAATATCCCGCAGCCGCAGAACGACGGGAAGACCTACACGTTCAAGCTTCGGCAAGGCATCAAGTTCTCGAACGGCAAAGACCTGAGCACCGACGATGTCGTCGCTTCATTCCAGCGTATTTTCAAAGTATCAAGCCCGACTTCCGGCAGCTTTTACAAAAACATTATCGGTGCTGATGCGTGCCTGAGTGAGCCTCAAACCTGCACTTTGGAAGGTGGCGTGGTCGGGGATAAGATCGCAAGCACTGTGACGATTAATCTCACCGGCGCCGACCCTGAATTTATTGACAAAATCGCAATGCCGCATGCCTCGATTGTCCCGTCAGAGACACCCGCAAAGGACATGGGCACGATTCCAATTCCGGGGACTGGAGCCTACGCGTTTGACGCCTACGATCCGAACAAGCAATTATCCTGGTCGCGTAATCGATATTTCAAAGAATGGAGCGTCGAGGCACAGCCGGATGGCTTCATTGACAGTTTCAAACTTGATTTCGGCCTCACCGAAGAGGCGCAAGTCAATGCCGTCGTGAACAGACAAGCAGACGCGATCTCTGACCAACCCCCGGCGGACCGCCTCTCTGAACTCGGCACAAAATATGCCAGCCAAGTGCATCTCCAGGCCCAAAACGCGCTTTGGTACGTTCCGTTAAACGTGAATTTGCCACCTTTCGATAACCTCAAAGCACGCCAGGCGCTGGCGTATGCGCTCGACCTGAAGGCCTTGGTGAATTTCTTTGGCGGTCGCAATCTGGCATCGCCGACCTGCCAGATTTTGCCTCCAGCTATCGCCGGATATGAACAGTTTTGTCTTTACACAAAGAACCCGGGCCAAAAATGGACAGCGCCCGACCTTGAGAAGGCCAAGCAACTCATTGAGGAGTCCGGCACAAAGGGCAGCCAAGTCACGGTTATCGTCGATGATGGTGATGTGTCACGGAATATCGGACAATATCTGCAAAGTGTTCTGACGGAGCTTGGCTACAAGGCCGATGTCAAGTCACTCTCCAACAATATTCATTTCACCTATATCCAGAATACCAACAACAAAGTGCAGTTGTCAGTCACGCAGTGGTATTCCGACTATCCGGCGGCTTCGAACTTTATCAATGCTCTGCTGGGATGCGACTCTTTCACGCCCGGTTCGGACTCCTCGGTGAATATATCTGGCTTCTGCGACAAAAGCCTGCAAGCGCGCATTGATCACGCGATGACGTTTCCGACAGCAGACCAAGGTGCGGCAAAGCTCTGGGCCGGCATCGATAAAGACCTCATGACGCAAGCGCCGATTTTGCCGTTATTCACGCCAAAACATCTCGATTTCATATCAAGCCGGGTCGGCAACTACCAATACTCGTCACAGTATAGTTGGCTCTGGGTTCACGCCTGGGTGAAGTAG
- a CDS encoding ABC transporter permease: MAEQNMSQATASSFDESQRVESDRPDEPTPGPWIQAFRKLVRDPSAMAALAVLIFIVFTALLAPLYAQQIAKTDPFRSNLDAEIMSNGETIPVLEPSTEGLGIGMTPIGPTWRMNAYFLGSDMQGRDVMARILYGGRATLFISSVATVITLIIATVVGVCAGFFGGWIDQILSSLLDILWAFPIYLLAISLSIVLLTAHIEIGPFVIESGSLAIPIVITGIIYVPYIARPIRGQVLSLRHSEFVLAAIGLGVPSYRILARDILPNVMNALIVYVPLMVALNITTETALSFLSLGVQPPYASWGTIIRDGQSLIYNRPWVSIAPGLAVIATIVALNILGDGVRDAFDPRAKLRA, encoded by the coding sequence ATGGCTGAACAGAACATGTCACAGGCGACTGCTAGCAGTTTCGATGAGTCGCAACGTGTCGAAAGTGATCGACCGGACGAGCCGACCCCCGGGCCATGGATACAGGCATTCAGAAAGCTTGTCCGTGATCCCTCTGCGATGGCTGCGCTGGCGGTGCTGATTTTCATCGTCTTCACCGCGCTGCTCGCGCCGCTCTACGCACAACAGATTGCCAAGACGGATCCGTTCAGGTCCAATCTGGATGCGGAGATCATGTCCAACGGCGAAACCATTCCTGTGCTTGAACCTTCCACCGAAGGCCTGGGGATTGGCATGACGCCGATTGGCCCAACGTGGCGAATGAACGCCTACTTCCTCGGTTCCGATATGCAGGGCAGGGATGTCATGGCGCGCATTCTTTACGGCGGCAGAGCTACGCTTTTCATCAGCAGCGTCGCGACTGTCATCACGCTGATCATTGCCACTGTCGTCGGAGTCTGCGCAGGCTTTTTCGGTGGCTGGATCGATCAGATCCTCTCGTCGCTTCTCGACATCCTATGGGCGTTTCCGATCTATCTTCTCGCCATTTCATTGTCGATTGTGCTCTTGACGGCTCACATAGAAATTGGCCCGTTCGTGATTGAATCGGGCAGTTTGGCGATCCCGATCGTCATCACCGGAATCATATATGTGCCGTACATAGCCCGCCCAATCCGCGGCCAAGTGCTTTCGCTGCGACATAGCGAGTTTGTTTTGGCGGCGATTGGCCTCGGCGTGCCCTCCTATCGTATTCTGGCCCGTGACATCCTGCCGAATGTCATGAATGCACTGATCGTCTATGTGCCCTTGATGGTCGCGCTCAACATCACAACCGAGACGGCTTTGTCCTTTCTTTCGCTCGGTGTGCAGCCGCCCTATGCAAGTTGGGGAACCATCATTCGCGACGGGCAAAGCCTGATTTACAATCGTCCGTGGGTTTCTATCGCCCCCGGTCTGGCCGTCATAGCAACGATTGTCGCGCTCAATATCCTTGGTGACGGCGTCCGCGACGCCTTCGATCCGCGCGCAAAGCTGAGGGCGTAA
- a CDS encoding ABC transporter permease: MVTILVQRFCQMIFIMFGISVLVFLIFFATPGADPASRIAGRNAAPETIAAVRHDFGLDRSLPVQYVVMMKKLFVTRDLVSFTNRGMNVVPAILQATPVTLSLVFGAAIFWVLGSLLFGVVAAALRGSFIDTSLMTFSLVGMAVPVFWLAEVTNLLSQSRFHDTIFFSWVPALGYVAFTENPLSWFRVLLLPWLTLSVGYIGIYGRVLRANIIEIYQEDFIRTARAKGISEMRVLLRHALRMSLVPFVTMFGLDFGVLVGGGALVTEVIFGLNGVGKLTYDSLQSLDLPVIMASVMYASFFVVVANAAVDLTYVMLDPRIGRH; encoded by the coding sequence ATGGTCACAATTCTTGTCCAACGCTTCTGTCAAATGATCTTCATCATGTTTGGGATCAGTGTACTGGTGTTTTTAATCTTCTTCGCCACACCGGGCGCAGATCCTGCTTCTCGAATTGCAGGGCGCAACGCTGCACCCGAGACGATTGCTGCCGTGCGGCATGATTTCGGGCTCGATCGCTCACTTCCGGTGCAGTACGTGGTGATGATGAAGAAGCTTTTCGTCACGCGCGATCTGGTTTCTTTTACCAATCGTGGCATGAACGTGGTCCCTGCCATCCTTCAGGCAACTCCAGTCACATTATCGCTGGTATTCGGCGCAGCGATCTTCTGGGTGCTTGGAAGTCTCTTGTTTGGGGTGGTTGCCGCAGCTTTGCGTGGCAGCTTCATAGATACATCATTGATGACGTTTTCCCTGGTGGGGATGGCTGTTCCCGTTTTCTGGCTCGCTGAAGTCACCAATCTTCTTTCACAGAGCCGATTTCACGACACGATATTTTTTTCCTGGGTTCCTGCGCTTGGTTACGTTGCCTTCACCGAAAACCCCCTCAGTTGGTTTAGGGTGCTTCTTCTGCCGTGGTTGACGTTGTCCGTTGGCTATATCGGAATATACGGGCGGGTATTGCGCGCCAACATCATCGAGATTTATCAGGAAGACTTCATTCGCACCGCACGCGCCAAGGGCATCTCCGAGATGCGCGTTTTACTGCGCCACGCGTTACGCATGTCGCTTGTTCCCTTCGTCACCATGTTTGGACTTGATTTCGGTGTTCTGGTGGGCGGAGGGGCGCTGGTGACGGAGGTTATCTTCGGTCTCAATGGTGTGGGCAAGCTCACCTACGATTCCCTTCAGAGCCTTGATCTGCCGGTCATCATGGCAAGCGTTATGTATGCTTCGTTTTTCGTTGTTGTAGCCAACGCGGCGGTCGATCTCACCTATGTGATGCTTGATCCGCGTATAGGAAGGCATTGA